In Anaerobacillus isosaccharinicus, one genomic interval encodes:
- a CDS encoding serpin family protein — protein sequence MFKKFFLLLMVLGFLASCGQQSKEQKLLYTSEDVHKEVVFGTNDFGFQMLRKIKETDQNSLISPLSISLALAMTVNGANGDTKEAMLDAMQLKGVSLDGVNQSYQAITNMMKYTDPKVQLSIANSLWGREDKSFNDEFVAKANDFYEAKLTLLDFQAPTASKTINSWVKEKTEGKIEGIVEDEIDRDTVLFLINAIYFQSDWKNQFDKNRTIEKDFFPSNGKQQKVKMMVNDGEYQYFENEIVEGIRLPYGEGRMVMDVFLPREGMNQFLEELTINEWENMLTRFEMKNGYFELPRFTFEYEESLKDVLKALGMEIAFDEQKANFGKIAPIPPNLYISDVLHKTFIEVNEEGTEAAAVTSVEIKEESAPMFDFHLEVNRPFLFIIHDLETGVILFIGVTEEIN from the coding sequence ATGTTTAAAAAATTTTTTCTACTTCTAATGGTACTAGGTTTCTTAGCTTCATGCGGTCAGCAAAGTAAAGAACAAAAACTTTTGTACACGTCAGAAGATGTACATAAAGAGGTTGTTTTTGGTACAAATGACTTTGGCTTTCAAATGTTAAGAAAAATAAAAGAAACGGATCAGAATAGCTTAATTTCACCGTTAAGTATTTCATTGGCGTTAGCAATGACCGTTAACGGTGCTAATGGTGATACGAAGGAAGCCATGCTTGATGCAATGCAATTAAAAGGTGTTTCTCTTGATGGGGTTAATCAATCATACCAAGCGATAACAAATATGATGAAGTATACTGATCCGAAAGTTCAGTTGTCCATAGCAAACTCACTTTGGGGAAGAGAAGATAAAAGCTTTAATGATGAATTTGTAGCAAAAGCAAATGACTTTTATGAAGCAAAGTTAACCTTACTTGATTTTCAAGCACCAACTGCATCGAAGACGATAAACAGTTGGGTAAAAGAGAAAACTGAAGGGAAGATCGAGGGAATTGTAGAGGATGAAATAGATCGTGATACTGTCTTATTTTTAATTAATGCTATATATTTTCAAAGTGATTGGAAGAATCAATTCGACAAAAACCGGACTATAGAAAAAGATTTTTTTCCAAGCAACGGGAAGCAGCAAAAAGTGAAGATGATGGTTAATGATGGGGAGTATCAATATTTTGAAAATGAAATTGTTGAAGGCATTCGTCTTCCATATGGTGAGGGCAGAATGGTAATGGATGTTTTTTTACCAAGAGAAGGTATGAACCAGTTTCTTGAGGAGCTGACAATAAACGAATGGGAAAATATGTTGACTAGATTTGAAATGAAGAACGGTTATTTTGAGTTGCCACGTTTTACGTTCGAGTATGAAGAAAGCCTAAAGGATGTACTAAAAGCATTAGGAATGGAAATTGCTTTTGATGAACAAAAGGCTAACTTTGGTAAGATTGCCCCTATACCTCCTAATCTCTATATTAGTGATGTCCTTCATAAGACATTTATTGAGGTAAATGAGGAAGGAACGGAAGCTGCTGCGGTTACGTCTGTTGAAATTAAAGAAGAGTCAGCCCCTATGTTTGATTTCCATCTGGAGGTTAACCGTCCGTTTCTATTTATTATTCATGATCTTGAAACTGGTGTCATATTGTTTATAGGTGTGACAGAAGAAA